In Streptomyces sp. SN-593, a single genomic region encodes these proteins:
- a CDS encoding N-acetylmuramoyl-L-alanine amidase, with amino-acid sequence MERPDSPRLPHTRRSLLRSGLALGTAAGAALTGGLWAGSGRASAAAAVDYPGATWAPASTANYTASNRPTTYAIDMVVIHVTQETFADTISLFQDPAHAATAHYVVRSADGAVDQCVREHDVAWHAGNWDYNTRSIGIEHEGWVDDASWFTDAMYHASAALTAEICGKYGIPKDRQHIIGHVEVPGTDHTDPGPNWDWVRYIRLVNGG; translated from the coding sequence ATGGAACGCCCCGACAGCCCTCGACTCCCCCACACCCGACGGTCGTTGCTGCGCAGCGGCCTCGCGCTCGGCACCGCCGCGGGCGCCGCGCTCACCGGCGGGCTGTGGGCCGGCAGCGGCCGGGCCTCGGCGGCCGCCGCCGTCGACTACCCCGGCGCCACCTGGGCTCCGGCCAGCACCGCCAACTACACGGCGTCCAACCGGCCCACGACCTACGCGATCGACATGGTCGTCATCCACGTCACCCAGGAGACCTTCGCCGACACCATCAGCCTCTTCCAGGACCCCGCCCACGCCGCCACGGCGCACTACGTCGTGCGCTCCGCCGACGGCGCCGTCGACCAGTGCGTCCGGGAACACGACGTGGCGTGGCACGCGGGCAACTGGGACTACAACACCCGCAGCATCGGCATCGAGCACGAGGGCTGGGTCGACGACGCGTCCTGGTTCACCGACGCGATGTACCACGCATCCGCCGCCCTCACGGCCGAGATCTGCGGCAAGTACGGCATCCCGAAGGACCGGCAGCACATCATCGGCCATGTCGAGGTGCCGGGCACCGACCACACCGACCCGGGCCCGAACTGGGACTGGGTGCGGTACATCCGGCTGGTGAACGGCGGCTGA
- a CDS encoding M23 family metallopeptidase, producing the protein MASDQLAYAPARPDGDFAGQERDDLRLPRQRANGLTANGTSAALTSPGPLGAPAPAPVPAFAAFASVGAAGLAPAPAAEPAARPARYPLPDAVIGGAPLAGPPSYDPSALTLPAPESAAPAAAGATTLLTRPVAEPAPVEPDEAGTAGPVADEALAARTALDLAPVRDPGPAVADEDPAPTGPEAGPVAEAEPAAPADPGAALCARLLGQVAAQREAVARAEREVVERAEAAQAAREAAERKVREQVAAAKAAAEEKVREEAAAAVRAEAERLARLAASYIKPVACATLGAGFGETDPWANLHNGQDFTAPTGTPVHAVHGGTVTSAGWAGSDGYRVVLTLDDGTELRYCHLSTMVVTDGRVTTGDTIGRVGATGNVPAPHLHLEVRPDGAAPVDPLPWLRAHDVAI; encoded by the coding sequence GTGGCGTCCGACCAGCTTGCCTACGCACCCGCCCGCCCCGACGGCGACTTCGCCGGCCAGGAGCGGGACGACCTCCGGCTTCCGCGCCAGCGGGCCAACGGCCTCACGGCGAACGGCACTTCCGCCGCTCTGACCTCTCCGGGTCCGCTGGGCGCCCCCGCGCCCGCCCCCGTTCCCGCGTTCGCGGCCTTCGCCAGCGTCGGAGCGGCCGGCCTGGCCCCGGCCCCCGCGGCCGAGCCCGCCGCGCGCCCCGCCCGGTACCCGCTGCCCGACGCCGTGATCGGCGGCGCCCCGCTCGCCGGCCCGCCGTCGTACGACCCCAGCGCGCTGACCCTCCCCGCGCCGGAGTCCGCCGCACCGGCCGCCGCCGGGGCGACGACCCTGCTGACGCGGCCTGTCGCCGAGCCCGCCCCGGTGGAGCCGGACGAGGCCGGGACCGCCGGCCCGGTCGCCGACGAGGCGCTCGCCGCGCGGACCGCCCTGGACCTCGCCCCGGTCCGGGACCCCGGGCCCGCCGTCGCCGACGAGGACCCCGCGCCCACCGGACCTGAGGCCGGGCCCGTGGCAGAAGCCGAGCCGGCCGCTCCCGCCGACCCCGGCGCGGCCCTCTGCGCGCGCCTCCTCGGCCAGGTCGCCGCCCAGCGCGAGGCCGTCGCCCGCGCCGAGCGCGAGGTGGTCGAGAGGGCCGAGGCCGCGCAGGCCGCCCGGGAGGCCGCCGAGCGCAAGGTGCGCGAGCAGGTCGCCGCCGCGAAGGCCGCCGCCGAGGAGAAGGTCCGCGAGGAGGCCGCCGCGGCGGTCCGCGCCGAGGCCGAGCGCCTGGCCCGGCTCGCCGCCTCGTACATCAAGCCGGTCGCCTGCGCCACGCTCGGCGCCGGGTTCGGCGAGACCGACCCCTGGGCCAACCTGCACAACGGTCAGGACTTCACCGCGCCGACCGGCACCCCCGTGCACGCCGTGCACGGCGGCACCGTCACCTCCGCGGGATGGGCCGGCAGCGACGGCTACCGGGTCGTCCTGACCCTCGACGACGGCACCGAACTCCGGTACTGCCACCTGTCGACCATGGTCGTCACCGACGGCCGGGTCACCACCGGCGACACCATCGGCCGCGTCGGCGCGACCGGCAACGTGCCCGCGCCGCACCTCCACCTGGAGGTGCGCCCGGATGGCGCCGCCCCCGTCGACCCGCTGCCCTGGCTGCGCGCCCACGACGTCGCCATCTAG
- a CDS encoding MBL fold metallo-hydrolase, translating to MNIEPPRRLEALTPSVHVWLPDGHDTWGLANCVLITDRDSALLVDTPYTASLARRLADLAAGVMAPGTRITTVVNTHGNGDHAYGNGVFTAAGAEVVSTEATTEHLCKEPSPAQLARLVADCDPDTPLGAYLRRHFARYGDFGVTEAVPPTRTFSDRLDLEVGGIAVELIEVGPAHTVGDLIVNLPGEGIVCAGDVIFCEDHPVHWAGPLDEVHRAVQRVLACDPQVIVPGHGPVMTPADVAGYADYLLRVRDRIHAAHAAGHPIARTAAELIAAETNPRWGLTERLAILTAVEYRVLDGDTSPTDLIPLVDLAAHHVLPATGPSGPSGTAAPAAATSPAV from the coding sequence ATGAACATCGAACCACCGCGCCGCCTGGAGGCGTTGACGCCCTCGGTCCACGTGTGGCTGCCCGACGGGCACGACACCTGGGGCCTGGCCAACTGCGTCCTGATCACCGACCGGGACAGCGCGCTGCTGGTCGACACCCCCTACACCGCCTCCCTGGCCCGGCGCCTGGCCGACCTGGCCGCCGGCGTGATGGCGCCCGGCACGCGGATCACCACCGTCGTCAACACCCACGGCAACGGCGACCACGCGTACGGCAACGGGGTGTTCACGGCCGCGGGGGCGGAGGTGGTCAGCACCGAGGCCACCACCGAGCACCTGTGCAAGGAGCCGAGCCCGGCCCAACTCGCCCGCCTCGTCGCGGACTGCGACCCGGACACACCCCTCGGCGCCTACCTCAGGCGGCACTTCGCCCGCTACGGCGACTTCGGGGTGACCGAGGCGGTGCCGCCGACCCGCACCTTCAGCGACCGGCTCGACCTCGAAGTCGGCGGGATAGCGGTCGAGTTGATCGAGGTCGGACCCGCGCACACGGTCGGCGACCTGATCGTCAACCTGCCCGGCGAGGGCATCGTGTGCGCCGGGGACGTGATCTTCTGCGAGGACCACCCGGTGCACTGGGCCGGGCCGCTCGACGAGGTGCACCGCGCGGTGCAGCGCGTCCTGGCCTGCGACCCGCAGGTGATCGTGCCCGGCCACGGTCCCGTCATGACGCCCGCGGACGTGGCCGGCTACGCGGACTACCTGCTGCGGGTGCGCGACCGCATCCACGCCGCGCACGCGGCCGGCCACCCGATCGCACGGACCGCCGCCGAACTCATCGCGGCCGAGACCAACCCGCGGTGGGGGCTCACCGAACGGCTGGCCATCCTCACCGCCGTCGAGTACCGCGTCCTCGACGGCGACACGTCCCCGACCGACCTGATCCCCCTGGTCGACCTCGCGGCGCACCACGTCCTGCCCGCGACCGGCCCGAGCGGCCCGAGCGGCACGGCTGCCCCGGCCGCCGCCACGTCACCGGCCGTGTAG